The genomic region GGAGGCAGTGAGCCGCCCGGCGTCGGGGTTGTTGTCGGTGACGCTGAACGACCCGTCCATCACGGATTCGCCTTCACGACTTTGCAGCGGCGCGGTCCGCGCATCGGGATCACACAGATCACATGGCGGCCCAGACTGTCGACTGCCTTGAAGATGGTCGGCTGGTCGATGACCGCGTGACGGTGCAACGCGACCGCGGCCGGGGCCGGGTCCGGGAACGGCGGATGCGCGATCACGCCGCGGCCTTTTTCCCGAGCGCCATCCCGAGCTGCAGGTAAAGCTGCTCGAGCATCTGGTTGGGCCGCATACTGGCTGCCTCCTCGTCGTCGTCTTTGGCACCGTCTGCGGAAGCGAACTCTTCGGGCTGGCCGGTGGCTTCACCGATGCGTTCCATGAACTCCGGTGTCGGGAGATGGAAGCCCTTCTCCCAGCGAATCCAATGCCGCCTCGACGTGCCGACCTCGGCTGCGATCCGCTCCTGCGATTTCCCCGACCGCAACCTGGCGGAGCGGAGCTTCGACGCGAACTCAGGGTGGCGTGCAACATCCAAGGTGACACCACCATGTCACGGGACACGTCACGTGTCAA from Gemmatimonadota bacterium harbors:
- a CDS encoding helix-turn-helix transcriptional regulator codes for the protein MDVARHPEFASKLRSARLRSGKSQERIAAEVGTSRRHWIRWEKGFHLPTPEFMERIGEATGQPEEFASADGAKDDDEEAASMRPNQMLEQLYLQLGMALGKKAAA